The proteins below are encoded in one region of Numenius arquata chromosome W, bNumArq3.hap1.1, whole genome shotgun sequence:
- the LOC141476611 gene encoding transmembrane emp24 domain-containing protein 7-like yields MLLRSSGTAGPWGWLTLLLVACAARASEITFELPDNAKQCFYEEIVQGTKCTLEFQVITGGHYDVDCRLEGPDGAVLYKEMKKQYDSFTFTASKNGTYKFCFSNEFSTFTHKTVYFDFQVGEDPPLFPSENRATALTQMESACVSIHEALKSVIDYQTHFRLREAQSRSRAEDLNSRVAYWSIGESIILLVVSIGQVFLLKSFFSDKRTMTIRVGS; encoded by the exons ATGCTATTACGGAGCTCCGGAACCGCGGGACCGTGGGGGTGGCTGacgctgctgctggtggcctgcGCGGCACGGGCCTCTGAGATCACTTTCGAGCTGCCTGACAACGCCAAGCAATGCTTCTACGAGGAGATTGTCCAGGGCACTAAGTGCACCCTCGAATTTCAG GTGATCACTGGAGGTCATTATGATGTTGACTGTCGGTTGGAAGGTCCTGATGGTGCTGTATTATACAAAGAGATGAAGAAACAATATGATAGTTTCACATTTACTGCATCCAAAAATGGAACATACAAATTCTGCTTCAGCAATGAGTTCTCTACTTTCACACACAAAACTGTGTACTTCGATTTCCAGGTTGGAGAAGATCCACCACTGTTTCCTAGTGAGAACAGAGCAACTGCACTTACTCAG ATGGAGTCTGCGTGTGTTTCAATTCATGAAGCTTTGAAGTCTGTCATTGATTATCAGACTCATTTCCGGTTGAGAGAAGCACAAAGCCGCAGCAGAGCAGAGGATTTAAACTCAAGAGTAGCCTATTGGTCAATAGGGGAATCAATAATTCTTCTTGTAGTTAGTATTGGGCAGGTATTTCTCCTCAAAAGCTTCTTCTCAGATAAAAGAACCATGACAATCCGTGTTGGATCATAA